A single Larimichthys crocea isolate SSNF chromosome VIII, L_crocea_2.0, whole genome shotgun sequence DNA region contains:
- the rps6ka2 gene encoding ribosomal protein S6 kinase alpha-2, with amino-acid sequence MDTSTRKFTVRRWFSIYLKNKAARNKNTAGFCQLEDDSILKEIDISHHVKEGCEKADPSQFQLLKVLGQGSYGKVFLVRKIRGVDRGQLYAMKVLKKATLKVRDRVRSKMERDILAEVNHPFIVKLHYAFQTEGKLYLILDFLRGGDLFTRLSKEVMFTEEDVKFYLAELALALDHLHSLGIIYRDLKPENILLDEEGHIKITDFGLSKEAIDHDKRAYSFCGTIEYMAPEVVNRRGHTQSADWWSFGVLMFEMLTGSLPFQGKDRKETMALILKAKLGMPQFLSPEVQSLLRALFKRNPANRLGAGPDGVEEIKRHRFFASIDWNKLYRKEMRPPFKPTVGRPEDTFHFDPEFTSRTPTDSPGIPPSANTHQLFRGFSFVATNQNQEPSVATVAPSRQEVNNINPIAQHLRGDVAFSDVYELKEEVGQTATSVSRRCLHRVTAVEYSVKIIERVRKDPSEEIEILLRYGPHPNIITLKDVFDDGQCVFLVQDLLRGEELLDRALTVPNFTERDASDIICTLTKTVEYLHSQGVVHRDLKPSNIRYSDDSGLPECIRICDFGFAKQLRAENGLLMTPCYTATFMAPEVLRKQGYDAACDIWSLGILLYTMIAGFSPFASSSEDSAEEILAQIGSGKFIVIGGNWDLVSEAAKDIVIKMLHVDPHQRLTAPQVLRHPWIVDRDQLSDRVLTRQDAHVVKGALSATYSALRRCAPAPVLEPVQSSSLAQRRGMKKLGSPKVNADPKEKE; translated from the exons ATGGATACCAGCACGCGAAAATTCACAGTGCGGAGATGGTTTTCCATCTATCTGAAGAACAAGGCAGCgaggaacaaaaacactgcaggctTCTGTCAACTCGAG GATGACAGTATCCTTAAGGAGATTGACATCAGCCACCATGTTAAGGAGGGTTGTGAGAAAGCAGACCCCTCTCAGTTCCAGCTGCTTAAAGTGCTGGGACAGGGCTCCTATGGAAAG GTGTTTTTGGTGAGGAAGATCAGAGGAGTGGACAGAGGACAGCTGTATGCCATGAAGGTCCTGAAGAAAGCCACGCTGAAAG TTCGGGATCGTGTGCGATCTAAAATGGAAAGAGACATTCTGGCTGAAGTGAACCATCCATTTATAGTTAAACTGCACTATG cctttCAGACAGAAGGAAAGCTTTATCTGATCCTAGACTTCCTCAGAGGAGGAGACCTTTTCACTCGTCTGTCAAAGGAG GTCATGTTTACAGAAGAGGATGTGAAATTTTACCTTGCAGAGTTGGCCCTGGCCTTGGACCATCTACACAGTTTGGGCATCATCTACAGGGACCTCAAACCTGAAAA TATTCTTCTGGATGAAGAAGGACACATTAAGATAACTG ACTTTGGATTAAGTAAGGAGGCCATCGACCATGATAAAAGAGCATATTCCTTCTGTGGAACAATAGAGTACATGGCTCCAGAAGTCGTAAACAGAAGAGGGCATACACAAAGTGCTGACTGGTGGTCATTTGGGGTGCTTATG TTTGAGATGTTGACAGGATCGTTACCATTCCAAGGAAAAGATCGTAAGGAAACAATGGCACTTATTCTAAA gGCTAAGCTGGGAATGCCACAGTTCCTCAGTCCTGAAGTGCAAAGTTTATTAAGAGCACTCTTCAAGAGGAACCCTGCTAATCGATTAG GTGCAGGACCAGATGGAGTGGAAGAAATAAAGAGACATCGATTCTTTGCATCAATAGACTGGAAT AAGTTGTACAGGAAGGAAATGAGGCCTCCATTCAAACCCACAGTTGGAAGACCTGAAGACACTTTCCATTTTGACCCTGAGTTCACCTCCAGAACACCCACTG ATTCTCCTGGCATCCCTCCCagcgcaaacacacaccagttGTTTCGTGGTTTCAGCTTTGTTGCAACTAATCAAAATCAGGAGCCTAGTGTTGCTACGGTAGCACCTTCTCGTCAGGAGGTGAACAACATCAACCCCATAGCACAG CATCTCCGTGGTGATGTGGCCTTCAGCGATGTCTATGAGCTTAAGGAGGAAGTTGGACAAACAGCGACTTCTGTCAGCAGAAGATGTCTGCACAGAGTGACTGCTGTGGAGTATTCAGTAAAG attaTTGAGAGAGTGAGGAAAGATCCATCAGAAGAGATTGAGATTCTGTTGCGATACGGACCACATCCAAATATTATTACCCTGAAGGAT GTGTTTGATGACGGCCAGTGTGTGTTCCTGGTTCAAGACTTACTGAGAGGTGAAGAGCTGCTGGACAGAGCTCTGACGGTGCCAAATTTTACAGAGAGAGACGCGTCAGACATCATCTGCACACTGACCAAGACTGTGGAATATTTACACTCGCAGGGG gttGTGCATCGAGACCTGAAGCCTAGTAACATTCGCTATTCTGATGATAGTGGACTCCCAGAATGCATTAGAATATGTGATTTTGGTTTTGCCAAACAGCTCAGGGCAGAGAATGGCTTACTGATGACCCCCTGTTACACAGCGACGTTCATGGCTCCTGAG gttctGAGGAAGCAGGGTTATGATGCAGCCTGTGACATCTGGAGCCTGGGGATCCTGCTCTACACCATGATAGCTGG TTTCAGCCCGTTTGCCAGCAGCTCTGAGGACTCAGCAGAGGAAATTCTGGCCCAAATCGGCAGCGGGAAATTCATTGTCATAGGAGGGAACTGGGACCTGGTATCTGAAGCTGCCAAG GACATTGTGATCAAGATGCTCCATGTGGACCCTCACCAGCGGCTGACTGCCCCACAG GTTCTCCGTCACCCCTGGATTGTAGACAGAGACCAGCTCTCTGACAGAGTTCTCACCAGACAGGATGCACACGTTGTCAAG GGGGCACTGTCTGCCACCTACTCTGCTCTGAGGCGCTGTGCTCCTGCTCCGGTCCTGGAGCCTGTTCAGTCCTCCAGCCTGGCTCAGCGGAGAGGGATGAAGAAACTGGGGAGTCCCAAAGTTAATGCAGACCCTAAAGAAAAGGAGTAG